A region of Caldicoprobacter guelmensis DNA encodes the following proteins:
- the miaB gene encoding tRNA (N6-isopentenyl adenosine(37)-C2)-methylthiotransferase MiaB gives MQKGDTKEAKMAIREEQQDYIETVRQLIGDKSLKYHIVTYGCQMNVHDSEKLAGMLIEMGYQETPNIEEADLILFNTCCVREHAEQRVYGNVGVLQPYKRKKPNMVIGVCGCMMQQKGAAQDLIKKFPFVDLVFGTHNLHHFPKLLYQALSTDHSVVEVLDEEGGIIEGLRPRRATGVSAYITIMYGCNNFCTYCIVPYVRGRERSRKPQDILDEARELAQQGYKEVTLLGQNVNSYGKDLGGQYLFPDLLRDVNKIDGIERIRFVTSHPKDLSQDLIDAMAECEKVCEHIHLPLQAGSDRILRKMNRHYTREDYLRLVDRLRERIPGIAITTDIIVGFPGETEEDFQDTLDMVKRVQYDSAFTFMYSPRRGTPAASMPDQVDEEVKKDRLTRLIELQTEISKAKNQEYLDRVVEVLVEGVSKNNPEKLSGRTRTNKLVHFEGDEKLTGQLVKVKVTLPKAWTLDGVLV, from the coding sequence ATGCAAAAGGGAGACACGAAGGAGGCCAAAATGGCAATAAGAGAGGAACAACAGGATTACATCGAGACCGTAAGGCAGCTTATAGGCGACAAAAGCCTTAAATACCACATAGTAACGTATGGTTGTCAGATGAACGTCCACGATTCTGAAAAACTTGCCGGCATGCTGATTGAAATGGGGTATCAAGAAACGCCCAACATTGAAGAAGCCGACCTTATACTTTTCAATACATGCTGCGTGCGCGAGCATGCTGAACAAAGGGTGTACGGCAACGTGGGTGTATTACAGCCCTACAAGCGTAAAAAGCCAAACATGGTGATTGGCGTTTGTGGATGTATGATGCAGCAAAAAGGGGCAGCTCAAGACCTCATAAAGAAATTCCCATTTGTGGACTTGGTTTTCGGTACTCACAACCTGCACCACTTCCCCAAGTTGCTGTACCAAGCGCTATCAACGGATCATTCTGTGGTTGAGGTTTTAGACGAAGAAGGGGGAATCATAGAGGGGTTAAGGCCTCGCAGGGCCACAGGCGTGTCGGCCTATATCACCATCATGTACGGTTGCAACAATTTCTGTACCTATTGCATCGTGCCATATGTCCGCGGTCGCGAGAGGAGCCGAAAACCCCAGGACATATTAGATGAGGCCAGAGAGCTGGCACAGCAGGGGTATAAAGAGGTTACCCTGTTGGGGCAAAACGTTAATTCTTATGGAAAAGATTTGGGCGGCCAGTACCTGTTTCCCGACCTTTTAAGGGATGTGAATAAAATCGATGGCATTGAAAGGATCAGGTTTGTGACCTCTCATCCTAAGGACCTGTCTCAGGACCTAATAGATGCCATGGCAGAGTGCGAGAAGGTATGCGAGCACATTCACTTGCCGCTTCAGGCGGGAAGCGACCGCATACTCCGCAAAATGAACCGGCATTATACCAGAGAGGACTATCTTAGACTGGTGGACAGGCTGCGTGAGAGGATTCCCGGTATAGCCATTACCACCGATATAATAGTAGGCTTTCCAGGGGAGACTGAAGAAGACTTCCAAGATACCCTTGACATGGTAAAAAGGGTACAGTATGACTCGGCGTTTACATTTATGTACTCCCCACGGCGGGGTACGCCGGCTGCCAGTATGCCTGATCAGGTGGATGAGGAGGTTAAAAAGGACCGCTTAACCAGATTGATAGAGCTTCAGACTGAGATAAGCAAAGCGAAGAATCAAGAGTACCTGGACAGGGTTGTGGAGGTACTGGTGGAAGGCGTCAGCAAAAACAATCCAGAAAAGCTGTCGGGTAGAACCCGTACTAATAAGTTGGTGCACTTTGAAGGAGATGAAAAGCTGACAGGGCAGCTGGTAAAGGTGAAGGTCACGCTCCCCAAAGCCTGGACACTGGATGGAGTTTTGGTGTGA
- the mutS gene encoding DNA mismatch repair protein MutS has protein sequence MSGLTPMMQQYMKIKEQYKDALLFFRLGDFYELFFDDAIIASRELEIALTGRDCGLEERAPMCGVPYHSVEGYIARLIEKGYKIAICEQMQDPEEAKGLVERQVVRVITPGTVLEDSMLEEKNNNYLVSIFKDGQNFGFSIVDVSTGEFYLSQVTGENAQPKLLDELSRVAPREILINQSAELDQSLLSMLKERCSPFITLYHEWAYGYNSAYQKLIQHFSVHSLEGFGCQHLSYGICAAGALMEYLTETQKNTLRHITRIKPYYLESYMILDAATRRNLELTETIRGKERKGSLLWLLDKTCTAMGGRLIRKWIQQPLIKKDEIEYRLDGVEELYNNAVLLDDLCSMLKRVYDLERLMARISYGTANARDLLALKQSVKNLPEIKKLLEPCKSAILKDAYVNLDTLEDIYNLIEESIAEDPPPTIKEGNIIKDGYNAQLDRYRRAMREGKEWIASLEQRERERTGIKNLRVGFNKVFGYYIEVTKSYYDMVPEYYIRKQTLANAERYITPELKEMEDTILGAEEKSIKLEYQIFLNIREEIARHVDRIQATAQIIATLDVLCSLAKVAIENDYVRPQITTDGVISIKEGRHPVVEKTIPGGMFVPNDTYLDKSDRRLMIITGPNMAGKSTYMRQVALIVLMAQIGSFVPAREAKIGLVDRIFTRIGASDDLSAGQSTFMVEMNEVANILHNATPDSLLILDEIGRGTSTFDGLSIAWAVIEYICTQKSLGCKTLFATHYHELTELEGKLPGVKNYRISVKEQGDNIIFLRKIVRGGSDKSFGIQVAKLAGLPEPVIERAKAILSQLEESDIARKNSAATSHVAEKKPMGEQLSFFIPRPSEIEEELKKIDVLNITPMEAMNILYRLVEKAKQQ, from the coding sequence ATGTCTGGTTTAACTCCCATGATGCAGCAATACATGAAAATAAAAGAGCAATACAAAGATGCTCTTCTTTTTTTTAGACTGGGGGACTTTTATGAGCTATTCTTTGACGATGCCATAATAGCCTCGCGGGAGCTTGAGATAGCGCTGACCGGCCGGGATTGTGGCCTTGAAGAGCGTGCGCCAATGTGCGGCGTTCCCTATCATTCGGTTGAAGGGTACATTGCCAGGCTGATCGAAAAGGGGTACAAAATCGCCATATGCGAGCAGATGCAGGACCCTGAAGAGGCCAAAGGCCTGGTAGAACGGCAGGTGGTAAGGGTCATAACGCCGGGTACAGTGCTGGAAGACTCCATGCTGGAGGAAAAAAACAACAACTATTTGGTGTCCATATTCAAGGACGGACAAAATTTCGGGTTTTCAATAGTCGACGTATCGACCGGCGAATTCTACTTGAGCCAGGTGACAGGAGAGAATGCTCAGCCTAAATTATTGGACGAGCTGTCCAGGGTGGCTCCGCGGGAAATATTGATAAACCAAAGCGCTGAACTTGATCAGTCCCTGCTGAGCATGTTGAAAGAGAGGTGTTCCCCCTTTATCACCCTTTATCACGAGTGGGCCTACGGCTATAATTCGGCATATCAGAAGCTTATACAGCATTTTTCGGTGCACTCTCTCGAAGGGTTTGGCTGTCAGCACTTAAGCTATGGCATCTGTGCAGCGGGTGCACTGATGGAGTACTTGACCGAGACACAAAAGAACACCCTGCGGCATATAACCCGCATTAAGCCTTATTACCTTGAATCTTACATGATACTCGATGCCGCCACCAGGAGGAATTTGGAGCTGACCGAGACCATACGAGGGAAGGAGAGGAAGGGCTCGCTTCTGTGGCTTCTTGACAAGACTTGTACTGCTATGGGTGGCCGGCTTATAAGGAAGTGGATACAACAGCCTCTCATAAAAAAGGATGAGATAGAGTACCGGTTAGACGGCGTGGAAGAGCTTTATAACAACGCCGTTTTGTTGGACGACCTGTGCTCCATGTTGAAGCGTGTGTATGACCTTGAAAGGCTAATGGCGAGAATATCTTACGGTACCGCCAATGCTCGTGACCTGCTTGCCCTCAAACAATCGGTGAAAAATTTGCCCGAAATAAAAAAGTTATTGGAACCATGTAAATCCGCTATACTCAAAGATGCATATGTAAACCTGGATACATTGGAGGACATATACAACCTGATTGAGGAGTCGATAGCTGAAGACCCGCCTCCCACCATCAAGGAAGGCAATATCATAAAAGATGGATATAACGCCCAGCTTGACCGGTATCGAAGAGCCATGCGAGAGGGTAAAGAATGGATCGCCTCCCTTGAACAAAGGGAAAGGGAAAGGACCGGTATAAAGAACTTGAGGGTGGGGTTTAACAAGGTATTTGGTTATTACATTGAAGTCACCAAGTCTTATTACGACATGGTGCCAGAATACTATATACGCAAGCAAACCCTGGCCAACGCCGAGCGGTATATCACCCCCGAGCTTAAAGAGATGGAAGATACCATTCTAGGGGCAGAGGAAAAAAGCATTAAGCTGGAATACCAGATTTTTTTAAACATAAGGGAGGAGATCGCACGACACGTTGACAGGATACAGGCGACGGCTCAAATAATAGCTACGCTGGATGTTTTATGTTCCCTGGCAAAAGTGGCCATAGAGAATGACTATGTACGCCCTCAAATCACCACCGATGGCGTTATTTCCATAAAAGAAGGTCGACACCCGGTAGTGGAAAAGACCATTCCTGGCGGCATGTTTGTTCCCAATGACACATACCTTGACAAGTCGGACCGTCGGTTGATGATAATCACCGGCCCCAACATGGCCGGTAAGAGCACTTACATGAGACAAGTGGCGCTTATAGTGCTTATGGCCCAGATAGGCAGCTTTGTCCCCGCCCGTGAGGCAAAAATAGGCTTAGTGGACAGAATATTTACCCGTATAGGCGCCTCGGATGACCTGTCTGCCGGCCAAAGCACGTTCATGGTTGAGATGAACGAGGTGGCAAATATACTCCACAATGCCACTCCCGACAGCCTGCTCATCCTAGACGAGATCGGCCGTGGAACCAGCACATTTGACGGGCTTAGCATCGCATGGGCTGTGATAGAGTACATCTGCACTCAAAAGTCGCTGGGTTGCAAGACGCTGTTTGCCACCCACTACCACGAGCTTACTGAACTGGAGGGCAAGCTGCCAGGAGTAAAAAATTACCGCATATCGGTCAAGGAGCAGGGGGATAACATCATATTTTTAAGGAAAATCGTAAGGGGTGGCTCGGATAAGAGTTTTGGGATACAGGTGGCTAAGCTGGCCGGCCTGCCTGAACCGGTCATAGAAAGGGCCAAGGCCATACTGTCCCAGCTTGAGGAATCTGACATTGCGAGGAAAAACTCTGCTGCCACTTCCCATGTAGCTGAGAAAAAGCCCATGGGTGAGCAGCTTTCGTTTTTCATCCCAAGGCCATCCGAGATAGAAGAGGAGCTTAAAAAAATCGATGTTCTGAACATAACCCCGATGGAGGCCATGAATATTCTGTACCGCTTGGTTGAGAAAGCCAAACAGCAATAG
- a CDS encoding polyribonucleotide nucleotidyltransferase yields the protein MEHRIYATEIAGAKITVEVGKLAEQANGACTVQCGDTVVFVSATASDEPREGVDFFPLTVDFEEKLYAVGRIPGGFIKREGKPTDKAILTARLIDRPLRPLFPKGYRNDVHVVAMALSVDPDYPPDVFAMLGSSIALSISDIPFLGPTGSVAVGMIDGQFIINPTSQQREKSKLHLIVSGTKDAILMVEAGANEVTEAEMLDAIMFAHQYIKELVEFQEKIVKEVGKPKRVGELYAPDAEVEAQVREYATEKIREAVRTPDKKEREQRMNAIQKEVLEHFAETFPEKEADIKEVLNIITKEVVRNMILKEGIRPDGRTPKEIRPIHCEVGLLPRTHGSALFQRGQTQVLTTCTLGALGDVQVLDGLWEEDFKRYMHHYNFPPYSVGEARPMRGPGRREIGHGALAERALEPMIPSEEEFPYTIRLVSEVMSSNGSTSQASVCGSTLALLDAGVPIKAPVAGIAMGLIKDEETGQVVILSDIQGLEDATGDMDFKVAGTAKGITAIQMDIKIMGIDRDILEKALEQAREGRLFILEKMLEVISEPRKEVSRFAPKIVSTTINPDKIREVIGPGGKTINRIISETGVKIDIREDGRIYIYSPNIEDARKALTMIENITRDVEVGQIYSGKVLRITDFGAFVEILPGKEGLVHISKLAHERVRRVEDVVKVGDEITVKVTDIDELGRINLSRKDVLPPPPKSEVSRRESQPHQRKTGSSPLRRNQK from the coding sequence ATGGAACACAGGATATACGCCACAGAGATTGCAGGTGCCAAAATCACGGTGGAGGTAGGGAAGCTGGCTGAGCAAGCCAATGGCGCTTGTACTGTACAATGCGGCGACACGGTGGTATTTGTATCGGCCACAGCTTCCGACGAACCCAGGGAAGGGGTAGACTTCTTCCCACTTACTGTAGATTTTGAGGAAAAGCTGTATGCTGTGGGGCGCATCCCTGGCGGGTTTATAAAGCGGGAAGGTAAGCCCACCGATAAAGCCATATTGACCGCCAGGTTGATTGACAGGCCATTAAGGCCTCTGTTTCCTAAAGGGTACCGCAATGACGTGCATGTCGTGGCTATGGCTTTGTCGGTAGACCCCGACTATCCGCCCGATGTATTTGCTATGCTGGGTTCCTCTATAGCATTGAGCATCTCGGATATCCCTTTCCTCGGGCCGACGGGGTCTGTGGCTGTAGGGATGATTGATGGACAATTCATCATCAATCCCACCAGCCAGCAGAGGGAGAAGAGCAAGCTGCACCTCATAGTGTCTGGCACCAAGGACGCTATACTGATGGTAGAGGCTGGGGCAAATGAAGTGACGGAGGCCGAGATGCTGGACGCCATAATGTTTGCCCACCAGTACATCAAAGAGCTGGTGGAATTCCAAGAAAAGATTGTTAAAGAAGTTGGAAAGCCCAAACGCGTGGGCGAGCTGTATGCGCCTGATGCCGAAGTTGAAGCGCAGGTAAGGGAATACGCTACCGAAAAGATAAGGGAAGCAGTAAGAACGCCCGATAAAAAGGAACGCGAGCAAAGGATGAACGCCATACAAAAAGAAGTGCTGGAGCACTTCGCAGAAACCTTCCCAGAGAAAGAGGCCGACATCAAAGAGGTACTCAACATAATAACCAAAGAAGTGGTTCGCAACATGATACTCAAAGAGGGCATAAGGCCTGATGGAAGGACACCGAAGGAGATTCGCCCCATACACTGCGAAGTAGGGTTGCTCCCGCGTACCCACGGTTCGGCGCTTTTCCAACGTGGACAAACCCAAGTGCTCACCACCTGTACTCTGGGAGCGCTGGGTGATGTCCAGGTACTTGATGGGCTGTGGGAAGAGGACTTCAAGCGCTATATGCACCACTATAATTTCCCGCCGTATAGCGTTGGTGAGGCGCGTCCAATGAGAGGACCGGGAAGGCGCGAGATAGGCCACGGCGCCTTGGCTGAGAGGGCGTTGGAACCCATGATCCCCAGCGAGGAAGAGTTTCCATATACCATCCGATTGGTGTCAGAAGTTATGAGCTCTAACGGCTCTACCTCCCAGGCCAGCGTATGTGGGAGCACGCTTGCCCTTCTGGATGCCGGTGTACCCATAAAAGCACCGGTAGCTGGAATAGCCATGGGGTTGATAAAAGACGAGGAGACCGGCCAGGTGGTGATACTGTCTGACATTCAGGGGCTTGAGGATGCGACGGGCGATATGGACTTCAAAGTGGCCGGTACTGCCAAGGGCATTACCGCAATACAGATGGACATCAAGATAATGGGCATTGACCGCGATATACTTGAAAAGGCACTGGAACAGGCAAGGGAAGGGCGTCTATTTATACTTGAGAAGATGCTAGAGGTCATATCAGAGCCGAGAAAAGAGGTATCGCGCTTTGCACCAAAGATTGTTTCCACCACTATCAACCCTGATAAGATTCGAGAGGTGATCGGCCCCGGAGGTAAGACCATAAATCGCATAATAAGCGAAACGGGCGTGAAGATAGATATACGGGAAGACGGTAGAATCTACATTTATTCACCCAATATAGAGGATGCCAGAAAGGCTTTGACCATGATAGAGAACATAACCCGTGATGTAGAAGTGGGCCAGATCTACTCTGGTAAAGTGCTGCGAATTACCGATTTTGGGGCATTTGTGGAAATACTGCCAGGGAAAGAAGGTCTGGTTCACATCTCCAAGCTGGCACATGAGAGGGTCAGACGGGTTGAAGACGTGGTAAAGGTAGGCGATGAGATTACCGTAAAGGTCACGGATATAGACGAACTGGGCCGCATCAATCTGTCGAGGAAAGACGTCTTGCCACCTCCTCCCAAAAGCGAGGTAAGCAGGCGGGAGTCTCAACCTCATCAGCGCAAAACTGGAAGTTCTCCTTTGAGGAGAAACCAGAAATAA
- a CDS encoding polysaccharide deacetylase family protein yields the protein MIIILRKRTLVLGFAVVALIGFILYSGHGEAHHVFNYLSTGNPIYKGDDSQPRIAFECNVVWGTEYIPAMLDILKQHNVKITFFIGGQWAEQNPELLKRMVQEGHELGNHGYSHKYHSRLNLEQNKDEIIKAEEAIERVVGVKTRLFAPPYGDFNKTTLQAAHSLGYKTIMWSIDTIDWRGDGVDSIIRRVFKNPHNGAFILMHPTEDTIKALPVIINGLQQRGYEIVRVSDLLKE from the coding sequence ATGATTATCATCTTGAGGAAAAGGACGTTGGTCCTGGGTTTTGCGGTGGTTGCGCTGATAGGCTTCATCCTGTATTCAGGGCACGGTGAGGCACACCATGTGTTCAATTACCTGTCAACGGGTAATCCAATATACAAAGGGGATGACTCTCAGCCACGGATAGCCTTTGAGTGTAACGTGGTGTGGGGTACCGAGTATATTCCTGCAATGCTTGATATACTCAAACAGCACAACGTAAAAATCACATTTTTTATAGGGGGACAGTGGGCCGAGCAAAATCCCGAGCTTCTAAAGAGGATGGTACAGGAAGGGCATGAGTTGGGTAACCACGGGTATAGCCACAAATATCACAGCCGGCTTAACCTGGAGCAGAATAAAGACGAAATAATAAAAGCCGAGGAAGCCATAGAAAGAGTCGTAGGGGTCAAGACGCGCCTTTTTGCTCCCCCTTACGGGGACTTTAACAAGACCACTCTGCAGGCCGCTCACTCTTTGGGGTATAAGACCATAATGTGGAGCATTGATACCATAGACTGGCGAGGTGACGGGGTAGACAGCATTATCCGCAGGGTGTTTAAAAATCCTCATAACGGCGCCTTTATACTGATGCACCCAACCGAGGATACCATAAAGGCGCTGCCGGTTATTATAAATGGCCTTCAACAGAGAGGCTATGAGATTGTACGCGTGTCTGACTTACTGAAGGAATGA
- a CDS encoding M16 family metallopeptidase, translating to MYKRYQLQNGIRVVTEKIPYFRSVSIGVWFMAGALYEDRDKSGIPHFIEHMLFKGTKNRTAKQIAQAMDAVGGQLNAFTAKECTCYYSNVIDEHLPTAVDVLSDMVINSLLDPVEMDKEKGVVLEEILMYEDSPEDLVHDLLAEALVGTHPLANSILGDQRFIIDLTRERLVSFLEEKYLPQNMVISVAGNFDEQQLVDLLEKFFGDWKRDSGCGVKQCGVPLPIYQCRNLFKWKDIEQVHMCIGYPGIPLGQDDVYPLMIFNNLFGGGMSSRLFQNIREDKGLVYSVMSYPSFYTCGGLFTIYASMKPSQARKVADLIMEEINRVKKEGISYDEFNTAKQQLKGNYILGLESSSSRMNAIGKSELLLGVVRTPEEILEKIENVTMDDVMRVLEQVLSPDTIAIAVVGRENVLEGIIPKGT from the coding sequence ATGTATAAGAGGTATCAACTTCAAAACGGGATACGAGTTGTAACAGAAAAGATTCCATATTTTCGTTCCGTCTCCATAGGGGTATGGTTTATGGCAGGGGCTCTTTACGAAGACCGTGATAAGAGCGGTATACCGCATTTTATAGAGCACATGCTCTTTAAAGGCACCAAAAACCGTACCGCTAAGCAGATTGCCCAGGCCATGGATGCCGTTGGAGGTCAGCTGAATGCCTTTACCGCAAAGGAATGCACCTGCTATTACAGTAACGTGATCGACGAACATCTCCCAACGGCAGTAGATGTCTTGTCGGATATGGTGATCAATTCCCTGCTCGACCCTGTTGAGATGGATAAGGAAAAAGGAGTGGTGCTTGAAGAGATACTGATGTATGAAGACTCACCTGAGGACTTAGTACATGACCTTTTGGCTGAAGCGCTAGTGGGGACACACCCTTTGGCCAATTCCATTCTGGGTGACCAGAGGTTTATAATAGACCTTACCCGGGAACGGCTGGTTTCTTTTTTGGAAGAAAAATACTTGCCACAAAATATGGTAATATCGGTAGCCGGGAATTTCGATGAACAGCAGCTGGTTGATCTGCTAGAGAAATTCTTCGGGGACTGGAAAAGGGATTCAGGATGCGGTGTAAAGCAGTGCGGCGTCCCGCTACCCATTTATCAGTGCCGAAACCTCTTTAAATGGAAGGACATAGAACAGGTGCACATGTGTATCGGATATCCCGGCATACCGCTGGGGCAAGACGATGTATATCCTCTAATGATATTCAACAATCTCTTTGGTGGTGGCATGAGCTCACGGCTCTTCCAGAATATAAGGGAGGATAAAGGGCTTGTGTATTCGGTTATGTCCTATCCTTCGTTTTATACCTGTGGAGGCCTGTTCACCATATACGCCAGCATGAAACCGTCTCAGGCCAGGAAAGTGGCTGACCTAATCATGGAGGAGATAAACAGGGTCAAAAAAGAGGGCATTTCCTATGATGAGTTCAATACCGCAAAACAGCAGTTAAAAGGCAATTACATTTTAGGTCTTGAAAGCAGCAGTAGCAGGATGAACGCCATAGGTAAGTCTGAACTGCTTTTAGGAGTGGTAAGAACGCCCGAAGAGATACTGGAAAAGATCGAAAATGTTACAATGGATGATGTAATGAGGGTGTTAGAGCAGGTTTTGTCCCCCGATACCATAGCCATAGCTGTGGTTGGGCGTGAAAACGTGCTGGAAGGCATCATCCCTAAGGGCACTTAA
- the mutL gene encoding DNA mismatch repair endonuclease MutL, with amino-acid sequence MPKINILDEFTINQIAAGEVVERPASVVKELVENSIDAGSSAITIEIKDGGISFIRVTDNGEGMDSEDAQLCFERHATSKIRSSDDLYEIRSLGFRGEALASIAAVSQVEVYTRQRNSLSGTHVINHGGNILSIQETGCPEGTTVIVRNLFYNAPARLKFLKAPKTEALHISDLVAKLILAHPEISFRYINNGKAVYHSPGNGDLMSAIISVYGREVRGQVIKIEKSDKRSGLSVYGYLGKPSLARMNRNYQSFFVNGRFVKSPLLSKSLEDAHRSYLPLHHFPWAVLHISIPASQVDVNVHPAKTEIRFRQEEEVYSLIFRWIKETLEANPYIPNIKQEAFHGLMHADIEEPTPSGQEELDDDGGDTNSEGLKLKQEQVSFLTGSQQAKHVYIGSESFKAGEQLEKKFDNEGLGQESYEHNIGELVNFKIVGRIFSTYAIVESQDTVFFIDQHAAHERLIYEKLKKNMAQRAVASQQLLPPLVLQLSHDEHLLLQEALEVFKSLGFELEPFGKNTWAVRGVPAVLSGANVKEIFYNVLDQWKGEKDAHLSIAFKPHDIMKIACKHAVKARDPLSDSEIVSLIKGIQDKKIPLTCPHGRPIIVAITRYELEKKFKRVQ; translated from the coding sequence TTGCCTAAAATAAATATCCTGGATGAGTTCACCATAAATCAGATAGCGGCAGGCGAGGTTGTAGAAAGGCCGGCGTCGGTGGTAAAGGAGTTGGTTGAGAACTCCATAGACGCTGGCAGCTCTGCCATCACCATAGAGATAAAAGACGGAGGTATATCATTTATAAGGGTGACCGACAACGGGGAAGGCATGGACTCAGAGGATGCTCAGCTGTGCTTTGAGCGCCACGCCACCAGTAAAATAAGGTCTAGCGATGACCTCTATGAGATACGCTCCCTGGGCTTCAGGGGTGAAGCACTGGCCAGCATAGCGGCTGTCTCGCAGGTGGAAGTTTATACACGGCAGCGTAATTCCCTGTCAGGCACCCATGTCATAAACCATGGCGGCAATATCCTATCGATCCAGGAAACAGGATGCCCCGAAGGCACCACTGTTATCGTCAGGAATTTGTTTTACAATGCACCGGCGCGACTCAAATTCCTCAAGGCTCCTAAAACAGAGGCACTGCATATAAGTGACCTTGTGGCAAAGCTCATACTGGCCCATCCCGAGATATCTTTCCGTTATATAAACAACGGCAAGGCGGTATATCATTCCCCGGGCAATGGTGACCTTATGTCGGCCATAATATCGGTGTACGGAAGGGAAGTAAGGGGGCAGGTCATCAAAATTGAAAAAAGCGATAAAAGAAGCGGTCTATCAGTATATGGGTATCTGGGTAAACCGTCTTTGGCTAGGATGAACCGCAATTACCAGTCTTTTTTTGTGAACGGGCGCTTTGTGAAAAGCCCTTTGCTTTCAAAAAGCTTGGAGGATGCCCACCGGTCATACCTGCCGCTGCATCATTTTCCCTGGGCGGTATTACATATAAGCATACCAGCCAGCCAGGTCGATGTAAACGTGCACCCAGCAAAGACCGAAATAAGGTTCAGGCAGGAAGAAGAGGTGTACTCGCTTATATTCCGGTGGATCAAGGAAACCCTTGAAGCCAATCCGTATATACCCAACATAAAACAAGAGGCTTTTCACGGGTTGATGCATGCCGACATTGAAGAGCCAACACCATCTGGGCAAGAAGAATTGGATGATGACGGCGGTGATACAAATTCTGAAGGGCTAAAGCTTAAACAAGAGCAGGTATCGTTTTTGACAGGATCGCAGCAAGCCAAGCACGTATATATAGGCAGTGAGAGTTTTAAGGCGGGCGAGCAACTGGAGAAAAAATTTGACAACGAAGGTTTAGGCCAGGAATCTTATGAGCATAATATAGGTGAGCTGGTAAATTTTAAGATTGTGGGAAGGATTTTTTCAACCTACGCCATAGTAGAAAGCCAGGATACGGTATTTTTTATAGACCAGCACGCTGCCCACGAGCGGCTGATATATGAAAAGCTCAAAAAGAATATGGCTCAACGCGCTGTAGCCAGCCAGCAGCTTTTACCGCCTTTAGTACTTCAGCTTTCCCATGATGAACATCTACTACTTCAGGAAGCTCTGGAAGTTTTTAAATCTCTGGGATTCGAGCTAGAGCCTTTTGGGAAAAACACATGGGCTGTAAGAGGCGTACCTGCTGTGCTGAGCGGTGCGAATGTCAAGGAGATATTTTATAATGTTTTGGATCAATGGAAGGGGGAGAAGGATGCACACCTCTCGATTGCGTTTAAACCTCATGACATAATGAAGATAGCATGCAAACACGCCGTGAAAGCCCGAGATCCCCTATCTGATAGTGAAATTGTATCCCTCATTAAGGGCATCCAAGATAAAAAGATACCTTTGACTTGTCCCCATGGAAGGCCAATCATTGTAGCCATTACAAGATACGAGTTAGAAAAGAAGTTCAAGAGGGTGCAGTAG